The region AGACGGGCTTGGCGCATGCGATCGACAGCCTGTCCTGGAGGGAACaggttgttgaagttgtAGTAGGACATCTTGTACCTATGAGACTGTTAACAAGTTGTATTGTGACATGGAAAAGATGACTGAAGCTTACATCAAGCTGTTCTTCATGGTCTCGGTAGCCTCGCCGTCAACACGATACTCGCCTCttggggtgaagaaggagcgcTCGCTGACCTCATCAGGCCAGATACCCTCAGCGATACGAACCATCCACAAAAACTTGTTGATATCGTCACCAGAATAGCCCAGAAGACCGCCAAAGACCACGAGAACATAGTCGACCTCGTGCTGGCGCATGATGGGGTAGCTGACCTCCTCGCGCGAGCTCATGGCTTTACCGACAGTGGCAATGTGTGTGTTGTTCCACGTGTTGTTGTCGACAAGAGTTGGGCGGTCAGCCATGCCACCAATTTGGTAACCATAATCCCACCACGACATAATCTTGGCGTCCTCCTTTGTGTTTTGGCGAAGCCACTGGTAGGCCTCACGGTAATCGTCAATAATGTGCTGGCTTCCGTCAGGCATCCTGCTTGCCAGGACaacggagggagaggagtaTGCGTTGGACGTGACCCAGGTGCAGTGCATGACGAAAATGAGGAGGTAGATGGCCATAGCgcccaccatcaagatcttgGACCACAGGCCATAAATGCCAACAACGGGCTTGTTAGTGGACTTAAGACCAGACTTCGagcccttcttctcagcgGCCTCGGCGGCTTGCTGGTCCTCGGTAGGAGTCTTTGCGACAAGGTagttgttgaggatggtCGAGATGGCGATGGCACCAGCAACACAGACCACAGGGGTCAATGTAAGCATCAGGCGGACCATGACACCAGCGAAGTAGCTGCCAAAAACAGCGTACACAATGATGAACACATGCTCATCAGCAAGCTCCTGGAAACAGAGGTAGACACCAACAGGGAAGACGAAAATAAGCAGGTTGAGGTCAAAGAAGAAAGCTGGCCAGGCGGTGGGCTGATGCTCAGAGACGGAGGCAATGATGGGAATGTGGATCTTAGCATATCCGGTATCCCAAAGTGAGTAGAAACGTCCGCTCCACGGGGCGATAATACCGGCGCTGGTGGCAATCACCAGAGCCGCAAGAGACAGAACGAAGATACCGCCAGCAAAGATCCAGAGGAATGTCTGGAACTGACGGCTGGGAATGGCTGACCGGACATAGTCCAAAAAAgcgaggagctggaggaagcCGAAAATACCAAGGGCAGGCATGTGCTCGCTGG is a window of Podospora pseudopauciseta strain CBS 411.78 chromosome 1, whole genome shotgun sequence DNA encoding:
- the STT3 gene encoding oligosaccharyl transferase stt3 subunit (CAZy:GT66; COG:O; BUSCO:EOG09260TVA; EggNog:ENOG503NV6G), which translates into the protein MSAETLEMLADVGKGKSTRSVLRVIILALIAGASVASRLFSVILDPWFNFRATKYLVANGFYNFWDWFDDRTWHPLGRVTGGTLYPGLMVTSGAIWHALRAFTIPVDIRNVCVLLAPAFSGLTAIAAYLLTNEMTTYNSAGLLAALFMGIAPGYISRSVAGSYDNEAIAIFLLVFTFYLWIKALKQGSMLWGAFCALFYGYMVASWGGYAFITCLLPLHAFVLILMGRYSTRLYVSYTTWYALGTLASMQIPFVGFLPVKTSEHMPALGIFGFLQLLAFLDYVRSAIPSRQFQTFLWIFAGGIFVLSLAALVIATSAGIIAPWSGRFYSLWDTGYAKIHIPIIASVSEHQPTAWPAFFFDLNLLIFVFPVGVYLCFQELADEHVFIIVYAVFGSYFAGVMVRLMLTLTPVVCVAGAIAISTILNNYLVAKTPTEDQQAAEAAEKKGSKSGLKSTNKPVVGIYGLWSKILMVGAMAIYLLIFVMHCTWVTSNAYSSPSVVLASRMPDGSQHIIDDYREAYQWLRQNTKEDAKIMSWWDYGYQIGGMADRPTLVDNNTWNNTHIATVGKAMSSREEVSYPIMRQHEVDYVLVVFGGLLGYSGDDINKFLWMVRIAEGIWPDEVSERSFFTPRGEYRVDGEATETMKNSLMYKMSYYNFNNLFPPGQAVDRMRQARLPEVGPSLSTLEEAFTSENWIIRIYKVKDLDNVGRDHISATAFEKGLKKKKATKKRGSRVLRVD